Proteins co-encoded in one Heptranchias perlo isolate sHepPer1 chromosome 9, sHepPer1.hap1, whole genome shotgun sequence genomic window:
- the ier5 gene encoding immediate early response gene 5 protein produces MEFKVEAHRIMTISLGKIYSSRVQRGGIKLHKNLLVSLVLRSARQVYLNEQEELYLQAHGQVHLGPAGFRQVVRPGEQGPSWAEVEERTVCEPPQEQAPSWAAGERTDPQEQAPSWAAGERTDPQEQAPSWAAGERTDPQEQAPSWAAVERTINEPPQERGLDDQTAREQGTPRRPAVACAGQVERRTPGEQEGPPGRDSSAKALGPCARKRRSGEKGGTEPESPRKRARTEQELVITATARQEEEEMETSNVSSLITIFGSSFSGLLSKEESEGESGQICCDQVLGNIGSWSRAIVAF; encoded by the coding sequence ATGGAGTTCAAGGTGGAGGCGCACCGCATTATGACCATCTCCCTGGGGAAGATCTACTCCTCCCGGGTGCAGAGGGGAGGCATCAAGCTGCACAAGAACCTGCTGGTGTCCCTGGTGCTGAGGAGCGCCCGGCAGGTCTAcctgaacgagcaggaggagctcTACCTGCAGGCGCATGGCCAGGTCCACCTGGGGCCGGCAGGCTTCCGGCAGGTGGTCCGCCCCGGCGAGCAGGGGCCAAGCTGGGCGGAGGTGGAGGAGCGGACTGTCTGTGAGCCCCCCCAGGAGCAGGCTCCAAGCTGGGCTGCGGGGGAGAGGACTGACCCCCAGGAGCAGGCTCCAAGCTGGGCTGCGGGGGAGAGGACTGACCCCCAGGAGCAGGCTCCAAGCTGGGCTGCGGGGGAGAGGACTGACCCCCAGGAGCAGGCTCCAAGCTGGGCTGCGGTGGAGAGGACTATCAACGAGCCCCCCCAGGAGCGGGGGCTAGACGACCAGACCGCCCGCGAGCAGGGAACCCCCCGCCGACCTGCAGTTGCATGCGCCGGGCAGGTGGAGCGAAGGACTCCGGGGGAGCAGGAGGGTCCGCCAGGCCGTGACTCATCGGCCAAGGCGCTCGGTCCGTGTGCCAGGAAAAGGAGGAGCGGAGAGAAAGGGGGGACAGAGCCGGAGAGCCCCCGCAAAAGGGCCAGGACAGAGCAGGAACTGGTCATCACAGCCACCGCCcgccaggaggaagaggagatggagacCTCCAACGTCTCCAGTCTCATTACCATCTTTGGCTCCAGTTTCTCTGGACTCTTGAGTAAggaggagagtgaaggagagagcggGCAGATCTGCTGCGACCAAGTCTTGGGTAACATCGGCTCCTGGAGCAGGGCGATTGTCGCCTTCTAA